AATGCAGTTCTTGGAAGAATCGCTGCTACTACCCAGGAACTGGCCCATTATCATTCAGGGGATGGTATGCGCTTTACCTAGTGGCAATTGGGCATAGCTATTATTCTTTTCACTTTTGATCAATGAATAGTACTAACTATTTTATAGTGTATAAACATTATACTGTATCCAATAAAATCCTTTCTTTATTTATGGTTTGCAGAGGAAAGTATATATTTGGCATATTCAGACTTCCACCCCTATGTTGTTGGCGACTTGGCTTGTACGAAAGAGCTAAGTAGGTGGTTCTCAAAGCAATTTGAGAAGGTAAATCATGTTTGGCTGTCACATTGTTCTCAGTTAACTGACTAGCTAATTTTACAATCTATGACAAGTCAATACCATGTAAATGGCAGATTTAGGTACATTTTGTCATCTTCACTACATGTCCAAAACACTGTTCTGTAGAGTTATATATCTATGCGACAATTTTACTTTTTACCCTTTGAGTAGCATAGGACAACTCTCCACAGTTTGTCTGCTTACTTATCTAACATTAACATTTGGTATGTGATTAGGGGCCATTTCGACTTGTTGCTGAGGAGGGGAAATCCAAATGTTCTTGGGTTAGTCTTGATGACATCACTAATTGCTTGATAAGAGGTAATTGGCTTTCTTCATTTAATTATTTGTAACTGATTTTTCATGGAGGAAATAGCACGATTCTAATACTGGGATGACGTAACAGATGAACTTGTAGTAACCATTATGTTGTCATGATGCAGGAGATTCTGAAAAATCTCATCACCACCAACGCGTCGCTGAGTTGCAACGACTTCGTTCCATGTAATTAACTTTGGCTTCATACCCTGTCTTAGCCTTTATATTTGCAACCACTCATCAGATGCATAATTGCAATCATCTCATGCAGTCTTGTTGCATGATTCATTTAATCAAGTAAAGCTCACATTACGTTCCAGATGTTCTAAATTGGTAACTCTTCATGTGGATCCCTTACATAAAAGAAGGATGCATAGCATTGAAGAAACTTTAGGGTCATGAGGATGGCCAACTTCTGTAACCTCCTAATTATCTAAGAATAAATTATGAGGACTCAGGCCGCATTATGATTCATGATCCACTGAATCAGAATCATCTATCCATCATCCAATGGTTTACATAGAAGTTTGAATATTTTCACCTGAAAATAGGTTTGCACCCTATTTGTGCTTTCAGTTATACCATTTTGATACAGCTACACGTGTCCAATATTCAACTTTTATGTTGTGACCTTTTGTTTGTTATTGATTCGTTTTGTTATTTATTATGAAAAATTTGGGATCACATTCGGTTCGTTGTCTTAGGCAGCTAATAATGTGTTTTCCAGCTTTGCAATTTTCTCACCGTTCTAGAATTTACTCTGAATTACTCTATTTTGGTGACAGATTTGCAACAAGTGAAAGACAGTGGATTGAAGCACAGGTTGAGAATGCTAAACAGCAGGCTATACTCTCTATATTGAAAGCACAAGTGTCATCCGACGAGGCTCACATACATAGGGATATCCATTCTCTTAGGTATATGTTATGCTATGTTTATTGATCCTGACTCATCAGTTTTCCAGCTTTGTACCATATACATAAGTTATATACTTATATGCATAAATGCAAATAAATTACTAGAGCAGAAACAAAGATTTATTTAAATATCTTATAAGCCCCCTCATATCTGTGGCATTTGTCTTCAGGAGAAAAGGTTCTGAGCTTGCTGGAGAGCTCTCAACACTTTCTCAAAAGGTGCAAGCTTTGGTATCTGAGGTATGTAAGACACAATATTTTCTTTAGAAAATATATTTTGTTCCTGGGTTATATAAATTAGTAGCTCAcaagtcaaatttaagtttggtTTCTTGGGGTATTATAATCGTTCAGAGTCATGTTCATTATCTGAACTTTCTAGGTTTTAGAGGATAAGATAGCAATAATAGTTCCTACTGAAGTTCACCATTGCAccagttttcttttttttcatggCACAATCTTACATCTTACTTCCTCCATCTATTTACTTGTTCTCCCCTCCAGACAATACCATGTCTGTgttcagaacttgctcaacttcAAGGCACATATATATTGCAAGGTTTGTAGAAAGCATTTCATTTTTCAGTGTTCTACAAATTTTGTTCTACAAATTTTGTTGTATTGTTGTCTTAGCTTCTTCTTATCACTCAAATATTTAGGGGATTATGATTTAAAGGTCATGCGCCAGGAGTACTACATTAACAGGCAAAAAACGGTAAGCTCATTTCACAAATCACGTCATACATGTCATGTCAACATCTTTATGTCTTTTCTTTGTATTTTCTTATCATAATGCCCTATCTTCTCTAATATTATGAAAATTAAGATGccatagagcatctccaagagttccctgaTCCAACCTCTTAAAGTGAAAATTAaggtttatgaaatgaaaatcaCCCTCCAACAATCCCCCTAAccaacaacctatatttagtggtCCCTGCTAAATCATCCTCTCTCTCCCTCGTATTTTGTGTGTCATGTTGTCCACCCTATATGTTATTTAAGATAGGGGAACAATTGGGGGagagaaatatttttttttttggggggggagGATGTCCCCTAtatgataattttttttttgaaagatccggTTTCCCGGCTTTGATTTATAATAAGGAGAAGGTAGCAAACAGCTGTTACACGTGCGAGGGGCGCTACCAGCTGCAGCCTAGGCTGCGGAGGTTTGAGGTTCTACATGAGCTTATTACATAATAGGTAGTTTGTGCGACCATTAGGACCTTTGGTAGCTTCGTTCTTGCTGCACTATTCGGTTCCCACACATTCCAGTTCACCTTCCTGCTCAGGATCTTGGGGTCATTGCTATCAATCCTAGCATATCCACCGGGGGAAGTCGGCCATAGAGGTCCACCGTCGGCTCCCATCCTGCTTTTGGTCCACCTTTCCCAGAAACTTCTACAATACATGGATCGCAGACACAACAACACCGGTTTTGCATCTGAGTTTCAGGGAACCTCCATCTCAACTGCCTCCGTCTCCTGCGCTATAGCCGCCAGTGCTTTGGCCAGCTTCTTGTTGCTCAAGCGCGTGGCAGCCTGGAACGCCTTGACGGCCTGCTCCGGATCCACATAGGCGGTGACAGCTGCATCCGGCGCCGGCGACTGGTTGTTGATGAAGTCGAGTTCACGCATCAGTTGCCTCTGTGCGCGTTCAGCCACTGGCACCAGTGATGGGCGCGCCGCGAGGCGCAGGCTCGAGCGGGTAGCGGCCACGGTCTTCCGCACCCTTCTCGTGCGGTTGTTGTCGGCCTGTTGGGGGGAAGCACCCCCGGCCGCGCTCCTCCCCTAACCCTCGACCCGCAGCTAACAAGCTAACTCGCCTCGTCGCGGGTGCCAACCCTCTTCGCGAGGGTTTCCTCGTTCTTGGTGTTTTCTCTTGCTGTTCAGGCGGCGCGCTCGGAGGTTGGACGAAGCGGGAGAGAGCTTGGTGGGGAGCCGGCGAGATCGACGTCTGGGGGCGGACCCTCTCCAGGAGCGCGCGAGGGTCGCCACCCACCGCGAGAGGGAACCATCCCGGGGCCGTTGATGGTCCCACCGCGGCGATGGAGAACCAGAAGACGACAACTAAAGGGGGAAGATTACCGCCATGCCCCCAGGTCGGGCGCAACACTTAGCCCTCGGAGTGAAACCCTGATGTAATTCCACCTTGCTTCCGGGTATGACCTATAAATATCCGGAGCGCTCATGTAAGAGGGGAGATTTTTTGGATTCTTTCCGGGACAAATTATCGAGCATTTGATCCGCTTTTTACATTGTCCTGTCTCCCGCTACCCTCGTCACTCGGAACCCTCACCCACTCGATTCCGCGGCACGCCCCGTCTGACTTCCTGTGGGAAACCCTCGGTCCCTCCCTCCGCGACCCTCGGCGGAGGTGAGAGACCAGGAGTGACCCCACACGGCCCGTGTCGGTGTAGAGGTTGGGCGCTGGAGCAGTGGTTCAGGGATATGAGAATATATGGAAACTAAATTTAGATACTTAGGTGGTATCAAGCTGTGTAAAGTGTAAAACATTATATTCCATTTTTGGGCTCATCTTTAAAGCATTGGAGGATTTTTAAGACAACCGCACATTCACAGTCACAGCAAAGGAAGACTACCGCACATTTGCAGAAAAGAAACTGCAACAGCAATTTACCAGTATTTCTTTGCTGTTATGTagatttagggcatgtttggatatgagagctaattgttagctagctaaaaattagctaaaATTAGCTCTGGTGCATCCAAACAGGAGAGCTAATAGGTGGGCTAATTTTTTAGCCAATCcttcaactagttgttagccaactTGAGCTAATTTTAATTTTTTAGCCCAACTAGCCCTAgctcatccaaacaggcccttagttggGTAGTGTGGCTGACAGAAGGTGGTTGCCTCACTGGGTTTATACTCACAGAAGTCAGACTGCAACAggaaactgttttttttttctcataagACTAGGCTGCACTTGTTATTTTGGTATTCTTATGccccttttgtttttctcctgaTCTTACTGGTATCTGATACATTTTGCAGTTCATCAATCATTTGGTTAATCAGCTTGCCAGACACCAGTTTCTGAAGATCGCTTGCCAACTTGAAAGGAAGAATATAGCTAGGGCGTACTCGTTGCTTAGAGTAATAGAATCTGAGTTACAAAGCTACCTCTCAGCAGTCAATACCCGCTTGGTAATCAATCTCCATTGTTATTGACTTGCTTCTTGTCCTTGCTTCTTTGGTGTCTTTTCATTTTACATTCTGTTTTCAGCAGCATCTATTTCTGTCACCTGTTATTTTCAGTGTCTTCAGGTATATGCTTAATTTCTTTGTGTTAATGTGTCTCTCAGGGTCATTATAATTCATTAATTCAAGCTGCATCTGAAGTACGAGAACAAGGAGCTATTGATGATCGTGACACTTTCCTCCATGCAGTGCGAGATCTCCTATGTATTCACTCAAGTAAGTGGGCAACTCTACCTATCTGTATGAGTATTTTATTCTCATATTCCTAATGTGGCTTATCCTTTCTGTAGATGTCCAAGCAACAGTGCCAACATATATGTCAGCACATGCATTGGTTCAGGAGATATCAGCACTTCAATCTGACTTGCTTTCTCTTCGGTCTGAGCTGGAGAACACCCTTCCAGCTGACCGGAAAAGATGTATCAATGAGTTGTAAGTTAGCAAAGTACTGTCTAATATTTTGTTTCCTTTACCTTATTTCCTGTCAATATATAAAATCAAAATTTCAAAGGTTTCATTTAATGCTTTTTCTGCTATGTACCAGCGCACCCTTGTATAAACAATTAATCCCAGATATCCAACTGACGAATCACACAGTAGGCATTTTTCTAGCTCGCAGCCAAACCTGAATGGTAGTTCCAATGCCCATAACTCTTCGGTTGTAGATGCGAAGCTGCTGTCTTGTCTACTGTTCATAAACATAAATAAGGTTTCAGTATGGAAGGATCGCAGCATGCTGAATATCTGGTCTTCCCTGCAAGTTCTTCACTAGAAGCATTATTGAGTGTCATCCAATATTATGTTTTAACCCACAAAATCACTCTTTAGTTGCCCAATATATATTTAGTAGGTCCCAGGCCCAGTCATTTCACTCTCTTCACTCCTGCAGGTGTACTCTGATTCAAACAGTGGAACAGCTTCTATTTGCGTCGTCAACTACTGCAGAACCAATATTGACGCCTTGGGTACATTCTTTGAACCCTCAGATTGTGATATTTCTTGGATCTCCTTTATTTCAGCACATATGAAATGATGTGATAAATCCCTGCTCATCATATAGCCATTGATGCGGGCGCTTGATGATATGGAAAATGCCAACGCTCAAGTTGAAGTTTCCGTGGAAGAAGTAACCAAGGCTCGCACCCAGAAGATAAAGGTATTTCATTCATTGATATGCTATGATCCTTCATGACTGTTGCCTAATGGAACGAACGCTTGTTTAATTATCTTTGCATTTATCTGTTAATTTCCATAAACTAGACTACGCTTTCAGATATTGGTTTCATTTACCCGATGCATACTGCACAGAACGACTGGCTTCTTGGCTTGATTGTCAGTCGTCATCATCATGCAAAGAACTTAACAAGAAATATTTGAAGAACAGTCGCCTCCTTTTTGTTACCATGTTCTTCAAAAGACTAATTAACTGCAAAATGATACGCAGATCTTCGAAAATCGTGCCCATGAGGTGGGGAGGGAGCGACAAATATTTATTGATTTCTTCTGCAACCCTGAGCGCCTCAAGAATCAAGTCAGAGAGCTGACCTCCCGTGTGAAAGCTCTCCAGGACTAGACCTGTTCTTGTACGCTGGTAAGTACAGGCCATGTAATTCCCAGTCCCTTGCTTGCTTATTGCCTATTACATTAGGCTAAAACTCGCATGACTCCAGCCATTGACAAATGCCTTTGTGTGCCAGGCCTCGCATGTGATACTCTTTTTGTGTAAAGTTTGACTTCGCTCCAACATCAAGTTGGGGCTGCTGTGCAGAGACGGTATGGAACAATAGACCATCAGGTAGCTCGGGGGTTCAGGCTCTAGGTCCTTGTGCCACCCGGATAGGAGGATGGCATTGTTGTGATATTATTTATAGCGATCTGTATGTTGTAAAATATTTCAGAAATCACGAGCCCTTTCTTTCGTGTATGATTGATTGCTTTTGAGTAGGTTGTGATGGTTGTGGACCTGTGGTACTGTAGCTTGGATAAGTAGAATCGCTAATGTAGCTTGGATAAGTGAATCGATTTCCTCTTCACAGGGGTGCGATGGTGGATTCTCTCGTCGCTACTCTGGGGAGCGCCATGTTTCGGCCCAACAATCAGCTGCAGCCTGTACCGTGGCTGTTGCATTCGGAGCCTAGCGTATCTGCAGCGGAGCTCAGTTGTTGCAAAGGAGCAGGCGCATGTGTCAAAGGTGCCAACAAGACGTGCTGCTGATTCTGTTACAGGAttgtacaaaagaaaaaagaaaaactgaAATACTACAGGTCGACTTCGTTCAACACGTCCAACTTAGGCAGAGGATAAACATAAAGATTATGCTCCGAAAGGTAGTTGCAAAATTAACATTGGAACCGAGTGCTTATATGAGTtatgactagggatgaaaacggatcggatacggacggatatcaccaatattatattt
The nucleotide sequence above comes from Miscanthus floridulus cultivar M001 chromosome 18, ASM1932011v1, whole genome shotgun sequence. Encoded proteins:
- the LOC136520593 gene encoding AUGMIN subunit 3-like, with amino-acid sequence MSGAALCAALTELGFDGEDPLDADALEWPFQYEEARPLLAWICSCLRPSNVLSPSHLAQYEQLVEEGRLLEGEDLDSAFDSISAFSSKKDNQEAVFGSEETILDIREAKLAYRAEVFELQKQLARQQAQFDLLAGQASSLIQGRRARVSAMSAVSGELISLDEILSSRNLEMNAVLGRIAATTQELAHYHSGDEESIYLAYSDFHPYVVGDLACTKELSRWFSKQFEKGPFRLVAEEGKSKCSWVSLDDITNCLIRGDSEKSHHHQRVAELQRLRSIFATSERQWIEAQVENAKQQAILSILKAQVSSDEAHIHRDIHSLRRKGSELAGELSTLSQKVQALVSETIPCLCSELAQLQGTYILQGDYDLKVMRQEYYINRQKTFINHLVNQLARHQFLKIACQLERKNIARAYSLLRVIESELQSYLSAVNTRLGHYNSLIQAASEVREQGAIDDRDTFLHAVRDLLCIHSNVQATVPTYMSAHALVQEISALQSDLLSLRSELENTLPADRKRCINELCTLIQTVEQLLFASSTTAEPILTPWPLMRALDDMENANAQVEVSVEEVTKARTQKIKIFENRAHEVGRERQIFIDFFCNPERLKNQVRELTSRVKALQD